A stretch of DNA from Aspergillus flavus chromosome 3, complete sequence:
CGAGACGGATGAAGCCCTCCTCACGGGAGAGTCTCTTCCCGTCCAGAAGGAATACGACTCCACTTTCAAAGAGGACACTGGCCCCGGTGACCGTCTGAACATTGCCTATAGCTCCAGCACGGTCACCCGCGGCCGTGCCCGAGGTGTAGTTATCGGTACCGGTATGTCCACTGAAATTGGTTCTATTGCTGCCGCGCTACGGGCCAGCAACAGTAAGAAGCGTCCAGTGAAGCGTGGTCCCAACGGAGAGACCAAGAAGCGGTGGTATGTCCAGGCGTGGACTCTTACTGGAACTGACGCTGTTGGTCGCTTTCTTGGTGTCAATGTTGGAACTCCGCTGCAGAGAAAGCTGTCGAAACTGGCTATACTTCTGTTTGGAGTCGCCGTGCTCTTCGCGATCGTTGTAATGGCTGCCAATCTCTTCAGTGACAACAACGAAGTCATCTTGTATGCGGTCGGAACCGGTCTTAGTATGATTCCCGCATGCTTGGTGGTCGTTCTTACCATCACCATGGCTGTGGGTACGAAGCGTATGGTTGAACGGAATGTTATTGTTCGCAAGCTAGACTCTCTCGAGGCCCTCGGTGCAGTGACGGACATCTGTTCTGATAAGACGGGCACCTTGACTCAGGGCAAGATGGTTGTCAAAAAAGCTTGGATTCCCTCGAAAGGCACATACTCCGTTGGCACATCCAACGAACCCTTTAATCCCACCGTTGGTGATGTGACATTCACTCCGGTGTCTCCTGCGCACTTTGACGATGAAAAAGAAGGTGAACCTGCGGCGAAGCCCGAGGACCTCATCCCGGGGAACCGTCAGTTGGAGGACTTCCTGGATGTGGCATCCATGGCGAACTTGTCTCATGTCTATAAATCCGACGAAGGGGAGTGGCGCGCTCGTGGTGAACCGACCGAAATCGCCATTGAAGTATTTGCTTCGAGGTTCAATTGGAATCGCGATCGATGGACTAAAGGTGAAGGCGCCGTGTGGCACCAGAATGCAGAGTTCCCCTTCGATTCCACTGTTAAGAAGATGTCTGTCATCTTCACCAAGGTCACTCCGCAAGAGGAACGCTCTATGGTTTTCACCAAGGGCGCTGTCGAGCGCATCATCGATGCATGCACGACTATCATCTGGGATCAAGACTCGTCTACACCCGTGCCCATGACCGATAGCCACCGTACCTCGATTCTTGATAACATGGAAGAGCTCGCCAAACTTGGTCTTCGCGTATTGGCCTTGGCTCACCGGCCgtacaaagaagaaagccgtCTGCTCGAAGATTCCGATCTCAACCGTGACGACGTCGAAAAGGATCTCTGCTTCCTCGGACTGATCGGTCTGTATGATCCTCCGCGCCCAGAAACGGCAGCTTCTATCGCAGCTTGCTACCGTGCCGGGATTGAAGTGCACATGGTAACGGGAGACCACCCGGGCACCGCCAAAGCCATCGCACAGCAAGTGGGAATCCTCCCTGCGGATCTCAGCACAGTGGCAGCCGACGTGGCTGACGCCATGGTCATGACTGCCGGTCAATTCGACAAACTCACCGACGACGAAGTAGACGCTCTTCCCACCCTGCCTCTCGTCATCGCACGCTGCGCTCCCCAGACCAAGGTCCGCATGATTGACGCACTCCACCGCCGTGGACGCTTCGCCGCCATGACTGGCGACGGCGTCAACGATTCCCCGTCTCTCAAGCACGCAGATGTCGGCATCGCCATGGGCCAAGCCGGCTCCGACGTCGCCAAAGACGCCTCAGACATCATCCTCACAGACGACAACTTTGCCTCGATCCTCAACGCCGTCGAAGAAGGCCGGCGCATCTTCGACAACATCCAAAAATTCGTCCTCCACCTGCTCTCCGAGAACATCGCCCAAGCCTGCACCCTGCTCATCGGTCTCGCCTTCCAAGACCTGGACGGCCGCTCCGTCTTCCCCCTCTCCCCTGTCGAAATCATCTGGATCATCATGATCACCTCCGGCATGCCCGACATGGGTCTGGGCATGGAAGTCGCCGCCCCAGACATCATGGACCGGCCCCCACAAGACAAAGCCGGCATCTTCACCTGGGAAGTCATAATCGACATCCTCGTCTACGGCCTCTGGACAGCCGCCCTCTGCCTCTCAGCCTTCTCAATCCGCATGTGGGGCTTCGGCGACGGCAACCTCGCCCGCGGCTGCAACAGAGAATGGTCCGAAGAGTGCGATCTCGTCTTCCGCGCCCGCGCCACCACCTTCGTCTGCCTAACCTGGTTcgccctcttcctcgcc
This window harbors:
- a CDS encoding putative sodium P-type ATPase translates to MTGEKNTGSGSGDSPLSQPAHALPYDVVIRELGTRLDEGLSTDEAKQRLQQYGPNKLEEGEGVSVIKILIRQVANAMMLVLILAMAVSFGIKSWIEGGFISAVIVLNIVVGFFQEYAAEKTMESLHSLSSPTGTVSRDGQTFSVPSVEIVPGDMVELRTGDTVPADIRLVEAVNFETDEALLTGESLPVQKEYDSTFKEDTGPGDRLNIAYSSSTVTRGRARGVVIGTGMSTEIGSIAAALRASNSKKRPVKRGPNGETKKRWYVQAWTLTGTDAVGRFLGVNVGTPLQRKLSKLAILLFGVAVLFAIVVMAANLFSDNNEVILYAVGTGLSMIPACLVVVLTITMAVGTKRMVERNVIVRKLDSLEALGAVTDICSDKTGTLTQGKMVVKKAWIPSKGTYSVGTSNEPFNPTVGDVTFTPVSPAHFDDEKEGEPAAKPEDLIPGNRQLEDFLDVASMANLSHVYKSDEGEWRARGEPTEIAIEVFASRFNWNRDRWTKGEGAVWHQNAEFPFDSTVKKMSVIFTKVTPQEERSMVFTKGAVERIIDACTTIIWDQDSSTPVPMTDSHRTSILDNMEELAKLGLRVLALAHRPYKEESRLLEDSDLNRDDVEKDLCFLGLIGLYDPPRPETAASIAACYRAGIEVHMVTGDHPGTAKAIAQQVGILPADLSTVAADVADAMVMTAGQFDKLTDDEVDALPTLPLVIARCAPQTKVRMIDALHRRGRFAAMTGDGVNDSPSLKHADVGIAMGQAGSDVAKDASDIILTDDNFASILNAVEEGRRIFDNIQKFVLHLLSENIAQACTLLIGLAFQDLDGRSVFPLSPVEIIWIIMITSGMPDMGLGMEVAAPDIMDRPPQDKAGIFTWEVIIDILVYGLWTAALCLSAFSIRMWGFGDGNLARGCNREWSEECDLVFRARATTFVCLTWFALFLAWEMVNMRRSFFRMQPKSKRYFTQWMYDVWRNPFLFWSIMAGFVTTFPILYIPVINKIVFKHTGISWEWGIVFVEAILFFMGVEAWKWAKRVFFRRRARGQHSLAQANATQMP